The Streptomyces sp. NBC_01276 genome contains the following window.
CTGCGGGCGGCCAGCAGCTCGTCCGCCGGGTAGCCGACCTCCTCCAGGGTCAGCCCGTGCGGCTTCACCACGTGCACCGAGGAGTCCCGTACGGCGGCGGCCAGGACCTGTCCGGGCCACTCCACGGGCCGGTGCCCGTCGCCCACGTGCAGCAGCGCTCCGACCAGCGAGCGGACCATGTTGTGGCAGAACGCGTCGGCCCGCACCGTCGCGGTGACGATCCCGTCCGCGTCCCGCACCCAGCTGAGCTCCTGGAGCGTACGGATGGTCGTGGCACCCTCGCGCTTCTTGCAGTACGCGGCGAAGTCGTGCTCGCCGAGCAGCGCGGCGGCGGCCTCGTTCATGGCGTCCACGTCCAGCGGCCACTGGTGCCACAGCACGTGCCCGCGGCGCAGCGGGTCGACGCCCGCCTGGTGGTCGCCGACCCGGTAGGCGTAGCGGCGCCAGATGGCGGAGAACCGGGCGTTGAAGCCCTCGGGGGCCTCCGCGGCCTTCCAGACCCGCACGTCGTGCGGGAGCCGGCCCGCGAGGCGGCGCAACAGCTTGTCGTGGTGCTCGGCCCACACCTCCCCGGCCAGGTCGAACTGCGCGACCTGCCCGCGCGCGTGCACCCCGGCGTCGGTGCGCCCGGCGACGGTCAGGTCGACGGGCTCCTTGAGGCGCATCACGGTCTGCAGGGCGCTCTCCAGCTCGCCCTGCACGGTCCGCAGCGTCCGCTGCTTCGCCCAGCCGGAGAAGTCCTTGCCGTCGTACGACAGGTCCAGCCGCACCCGGACGTGACCGGGCTCCACCTCGTCACCCACGTGACAGATCCTCTCTCAGAAATGCAGAACGGGCCCGCCCCGGGAAGGGGCGGGCCCGTTCAGAGCCGATCAAGAAAACTCGATCCCGTAGCGGGATCAGGCCTCCTTGGTCTCCTCGACAGCCTCGGTCTCGGTGGCCTCGGCCTTGGCCTCCGCCTCCTTGACCGCGCGCTTGGTGGCGGCCTCGGCCTCACCGGTGGCCTGCTGGGCGACCGTCAGGGCCTCGACCAGCTCGATGACCGCCATCGGGGCGTTGTCGCCACGACGGTTGCCGATCTTGGTGATGCGCGTGTAACCACCGGGGCGGTTCTCGTAACGCGGGGCGATCTCGGTGAACAGCGTGTGCACGATGCTCTTGTCCGTGATCGTCTGCAGCACCAGGCGACGGTTGTGGATGTCGCCCTTCTTGGCCTTGGTGACCAGACGCTCGGCGTAGGGACGCAGGCGACGGGCCTTGGCCTCGGTGGTGGTGATGCGGCCGTGCTCGAAGAGCGCCTTCGCGAGGTTCGCGAGGAGGTGCTTCTCGTGCGCGGCGGAACCGCCCAGGCGGGCACCCTTTGCGGGACGCGGCATGGTGTTACTCCTTCATATCTGCACCGGCCGTGTCAGGTACCGGTGTCAGTTCCCCCGGGGCGGACGCCGCGGGAAAGATCTACGGGTGCTGCTTAGTACTGCTCGGTCTCGACGAAACCGGCGTCCGCGTCGTCGTCGGCGCCGAAGGCGTCGGCGGCGGCGGTCGGGTCGAATCCGGGCGGGCTGTCCTTGAGGGCCAGGCCCATGCCGGCCAGCTTCGCCTTGACCTCGTCGATCGACTTCGCACCGAAGTTGCGGATGTCGAGCAGGTCGGCCTCGGAGCGGGCGACGAGCTCACCCACGGAGTGGATGCCCTCGCGCTTGAGGCAGTTGTACGACCGAACGGTGAGCTCCAGCTCCTCGATCGGCAGCGCCAGGTCGGCGGCCAGGGCGGCGTCCGTCGGGGACGGGCCCATGTCGATGCCCTCGGCGTCGATGTTGAGCTCGCGCGCCAGACCGAACAGCTCGACCAGGGTCTTGCCGGCGGACGCCATGGCGTCGCGCGGGCGCATGGCCTGCTTGGTCTCGACGTCGACGATCAGCTTGTCGAAGTCGGTGCGCTGCTCGACTCGGGTCGCCTCGACCTTGTAGGTGACCTTGAGGACCGGGCTGTAGATGGAGTCGACCGGGATGCGGCCGATCTCCTGGCCCAGCTGCTTGTTCTGGACGGCGGAGACGTAGCCGCGACCGCGCTCGACGGTCAGCTCCATCTCCAGCTTGCCCTTGCCGTTGAGCGTGGCGAGGACCAGGTCCGGGTTGTGCACCTCGACACCGGCCGGGGGCGCGATGTCGGCAGCGGTGACCAGGCCGGGACCCTGCTTGCGCAGGTACATCACGACCGGCTCGTCGTGCTCCGAGGAGACGACCAGCTGCTTGATGTTGAGGATGATGTCCGTGACGTCTTCCTTGACGCCCGGCACGGTGGTGAACTCGTGCAGGACGCCGTCCACGCGGATGCTGGTGACAGCGGCACCCGGGATGGAGGACAGGAGGGTACGGCGCAGGGAGTTGCCGAGGGTGTAACCGAAGCCCGGCTCCAGCGGCTCGATCACGAACCGCGAGCGGTACTCGTCGACGACCTCTTCGGTCAGCGAAGGACGCTGAGCGATAAGCATGTCTGTGT
Protein-coding sequences here:
- a CDS encoding DNA-directed RNA polymerase subunit alpha, giving the protein MLIAQRPSLTEEVVDEYRSRFVIEPLEPGFGYTLGNSLRRTLLSSIPGAAVTSIRVDGVLHEFTTVPGVKEDVTDIILNIKQLVVSSEHDEPVVMYLRKQGPGLVTAADIAPPAGVEVHNPDLVLATLNGKGKLEMELTVERGRGYVSAVQNKQLGQEIGRIPVDSIYSPVLKVTYKVEATRVEQRTDFDKLIVDVETKQAMRPRDAMASAGKTLVELFGLARELNIDAEGIDMGPSPTDAALAADLALPIEELELTVRSYNCLKREGIHSVGELVARSEADLLDIRNFGAKSIDEVKAKLAGMGLALKDSPPGFDPTAAADAFGADDDADAGFVETEQY
- the rplQ gene encoding 50S ribosomal protein L17 — translated: MPRPAKGARLGGSAAHEKHLLANLAKALFEHGRITTTEAKARRLRPYAERLVTKAKKGDIHNRRLVLQTITDKSIVHTLFTEIAPRYENRPGGYTRITKIGNRRGDNAPMAVIELVEALTVAQQATGEAEAATKRAVKEAEAKAEATETEAVEETKEA
- the truA gene encoding tRNA pseudouridine(38-40) synthase TruA, yielding MGDEVEPGHVRVRLDLSYDGKDFSGWAKQRTLRTVQGELESALQTVMRLKEPVDLTVAGRTDAGVHARGQVAQFDLAGEVWAEHHDKLLRRLAGRLPHDVRVWKAAEAPEGFNARFSAIWRRYAYRVGDHQAGVDPLRRGHVLWHQWPLDVDAMNEAAAALLGEHDFAAYCKKREGATTIRTLQELSWVRDADGIVTATVRADAFCHNMVRSLVGALLHVGDGHRPVEWPGQVLAAAVRDSSVHVVKPHGLTLEEVGYPADELLAARSKEARNMRTLPGAGGGCGGC